A genomic stretch from Haloferax sp. Atlit-12N includes:
- a CDS encoding phosphoribosyltransferase → MFADREDAGRWLADLLDEREETADLVLAIPRGGLPVGREVADRLRAPLDVVVASKVGAPDNPELAVGAVAGDGSAWWNDDLLSYLDVGEDYLEREREREAEAAREKVSLYRGGDPLPDVAGKRVVVVDDGVATGATARACLRQVVTGDAERVVLAVPVGPPHTLSDLEAECDAVVAVESPEAFGAVGAFYRDFAQVSDEEAATYLGDEASGD, encoded by the coding sequence ATGTTCGCCGATAGGGAAGACGCGGGCCGCTGGCTGGCGGACCTGCTCGACGAGCGAGAAGAGACGGCGGACCTCGTGTTGGCCATCCCGCGGGGCGGCCTCCCCGTCGGCAGAGAGGTCGCAGACCGCCTCAGAGCGCCGCTCGACGTGGTGGTCGCCTCCAAGGTCGGCGCGCCGGACAACCCCGAACTCGCCGTGGGGGCGGTCGCCGGCGACGGGAGCGCGTGGTGGAACGACGACCTGCTTTCGTATCTCGACGTGGGCGAGGACTACCTCGAGCGCGAGCGCGAGCGCGAGGCCGAAGCGGCGAGAGAGAAGGTGTCGCTGTACCGCGGCGGCGACCCACTTCCCGACGTGGCCGGAAAGCGCGTGGTCGTCGTCGACGACGGCGTCGCCACGGGCGCGACCGCCCGAGCGTGCCTGCGACAGGTCGTCACCGGCGACGCTGAGCGCGTCGTCCTCGCGGTCCCGGTCGGGCCACCGCACACGCTCTCGGACCTCGAAGCCGAGTGCGACGCGGTCGTCGCGGTCGAGTCGCCGGAGGCGTTCGGGGCCGTCGGCGCGTTCTACCGCGACTTCGCGCAGGTGTCCGACGAGGAGGCCGCGACGTACCTGGGCGACGAGGCGAGCGGGGACTGA
- a CDS encoding 60S ribosomal export protein NMD3, whose translation MSESRDFCPRCGDPVPERPEPLPGMPRERDDVLCDSCYFEDFDLVDAPDEVQVRVCAQCGAIHRGNRWIDVGARDYTDIAIEEVSNSLGVHLNAEEVRWGVEPEQVDENNIRMHCHFSGVVRGTPLEESVVVPVSIARETCQRCGRIAGGYFASLVQVRADDRTPTTDEAETAIEIAESYIAEREEKGDRDAFISSVKRTPNGPNIKISTNKMGSGVAKQIRERFGGTIEEHPTLVTEDGDGNEVYRVTFVARLPRFTAGDVIDPEDGDGPVLVRSNRGRLKGTRLTSGDPYESEFEEGERPEAEDLGSVEDAAETTVVTVEDEHAVQVLDPETYEAKTIPRPDYFDPDAPMVPVLKSQSGLYILPEEVVESEDEE comes from the coding sequence ATGAGCGAATCCCGCGACTTCTGCCCTCGGTGCGGCGACCCGGTTCCGGAGCGGCCGGAACCGCTCCCCGGGATGCCGCGCGAGCGCGACGACGTGCTCTGCGACTCGTGTTACTTCGAGGACTTCGACCTCGTGGACGCGCCCGACGAGGTGCAGGTCCGCGTCTGCGCGCAGTGCGGCGCGATTCACCGGGGCAACCGGTGGATCGACGTCGGCGCGCGCGACTACACCGACATCGCCATCGAGGAGGTATCGAACTCCCTCGGCGTCCACCTCAACGCCGAGGAGGTCCGCTGGGGCGTCGAACCCGAACAGGTCGACGAGAACAACATCCGGATGCACTGCCACTTCTCGGGCGTCGTCCGCGGCACGCCGCTGGAGGAGTCCGTCGTCGTCCCGGTGAGCATCGCCCGCGAGACCTGCCAGCGCTGCGGCCGCATCGCAGGCGGCTACTTCGCCAGCCTCGTTCAGGTCCGCGCCGACGACCGGACGCCGACGACGGACGAGGCCGAGACGGCCATCGAAATCGCCGAGTCCTACATCGCGGAGCGCGAGGAGAAAGGCGACCGAGACGCGTTCATCTCGAGTGTCAAACGGACGCCCAACGGCCCGAACATCAAGATTTCGACCAACAAGATGGGAAGCGGTGTCGCCAAGCAGATTCGCGAACGCTTCGGCGGTACCATCGAGGAACACCCGACGCTCGTCACGGAGGACGGCGACGGCAACGAGGTCTACCGCGTCACGTTCGTCGCCCGCCTACCGCGGTTTACCGCCGGCGACGTCATCGACCCCGAAGACGGCGACGGGCCGGTCCTCGTGCGGAGCAACCGCGGTCGGCTCAAGGGGACGCGTCTCACCTCGGGCGACCCCTACGAGTCGGAGTTCGAGGAAGGCGAGCGGCCCGAAGCCGAGGACCTCGGCTCCGTCGAGGACGCGGCGGAGACCACCGTCGTCACCGTCGAGGACGAACACGCCGTGCAGGTGCTCGACCCCGAGACGTACGAGGCGAAGACCATCCCGCGGCCGGACTACTTCGACCCCGACGCGCCGATGGTGCCGGTCCTCAAGAGCCAGTCGGGACTGTACATCCTCCCCGAGGAAGTCGTCGAGAGCGAAGACGAGGAGTAA
- a CDS encoding UPF0175 family protein, with the protein MHTNALATAMTLYRSGTLTLSQAAARSGYSEDDLLLALQRHGVPVHEDDAPAASLSTDRPASAD; encoded by the coding sequence ATGCACACCAACGCACTCGCCACGGCGATGACACTGTATCGTAGTGGGACACTCACACTCTCGCAGGCGGCCGCTCGCTCCGGCTACTCCGAAGACGACCTGCTCCTCGCCCTCCAGCGCCACGGTGTGCCCGTGCACGAAGACGACGCTCCGGCCGCGTCCCTCTCGACGGACCGGCCGGCCAGCGCCGACTGA
- a CDS encoding helicase C-terminal domain-containing protein, whose amino-acid sequence MDPSRIIDSFPAPSFRGAQEQALRDIRDAFADGNDVVLVRAPTGSGKSLLARAIAGSAATVDETSPAQATDAYYTTPQVSQLDDVAEDDLLSDLKIIRGKSNYNCIIRGEEDTPVDRAPCARKRGFDCSVRHRCPYFSDRAIASNRQIAAMTLAYFMQTAGSDVFRKRDVVVVDEAHGLAEWAEMYATIDLKPRTVPVWDDIGVPDVAAAGDPVERASRFAETLVGVCKREKDELLTKSELTPEEAARRDRLQELIGELQWFVEDYRDPQSPTTWVVDQHDGEGSPIAIKPLDPAKYLKHTVWDRGNKFALLSATILNKAAFCRSVGLDPSKVALVDVEHTFPVENRPLYDVTQGKMTYEHRDETLPKIARLAVRLMAKHPDEKGLIHCHSYAIQAELRRRLAEMGLGNRVRGHDRDDRNVELETWKATDRPEVFLSVKMEEALDLKGDLCRWQVLCKAPYLNTNDSRVARRLEDGQWAWYRRAALRTVIQACGRVVRAPDDYGDTYVADSSLLQLFDKTRTDMPDWFAAQVDRMTKPDLPEFDPVAAGGRGGNADNALGGTANLGGSTSRSSGASGGSAGSRGGSGSSGSRAGSSGGTSSGGSGSGKSSGSSGGSDDSGRSNHPLSDVWGE is encoded by the coding sequence GTGGACCCGTCGCGCATCATCGACTCGTTTCCGGCCCCCAGTTTCCGCGGCGCGCAGGAGCAGGCCCTGCGCGACATCCGCGACGCCTTCGCCGACGGCAACGACGTGGTCTTGGTCCGCGCGCCGACCGGGAGCGGCAAGTCGCTTCTCGCCCGCGCCATCGCGGGGTCGGCGGCGACCGTAGACGAGACCTCGCCCGCGCAGGCGACCGACGCCTACTACACGACCCCGCAGGTGTCGCAACTCGACGACGTGGCCGAAGACGACCTGCTTTCGGACCTCAAGATAATCCGCGGGAAGTCCAACTACAACTGCATCATCCGCGGCGAGGAAGACACCCCGGTCGACCGCGCGCCCTGCGCCCGCAAGCGCGGCTTCGACTGCTCAGTCCGGCACCGCTGTCCGTACTTCTCCGACCGCGCCATCGCCTCGAACCGCCAAATCGCGGCGATGACGCTCGCGTACTTTATGCAGACCGCCGGCTCCGACGTGTTCAGAAAACGCGACGTGGTCGTCGTCGACGAGGCCCACGGACTGGCCGAGTGGGCCGAGATGTACGCGACTATCGACCTGAAGCCCCGAACCGTCCCGGTGTGGGACGACATCGGCGTCCCCGACGTGGCGGCCGCGGGCGACCCCGTCGAACGCGCCTCGCGCTTCGCGGAGACGCTCGTCGGCGTCTGTAAGCGCGAGAAAGACGAGTTGCTGACGAAGTCCGAACTGACGCCCGAGGAGGCCGCCCGCCGCGACCGCCTGCAGGAACTCATCGGCGAACTGCAGTGGTTCGTCGAGGACTACCGCGACCCCCAGAGCCCGACGACGTGGGTCGTCGACCAGCACGACGGCGAGGGGTCGCCCATCGCCATCAAGCCGCTCGACCCCGCGAAGTACCTCAAACACACCGTCTGGGACCGCGGGAACAAGTTCGCGCTCCTGTCGGCGACCATCCTGAACAAGGCGGCGTTCTGTCGCTCGGTGGGCCTCGACCCCTCGAAGGTCGCGCTGGTGGACGTCGAACACACGTTCCCCGTCGAGAACCGCCCGCTGTACGACGTGACGCAGGGGAAGATGACCTACGAGCACCGCGACGAGACGCTCCCCAAAATCGCCCGCCTCGCCGTCCGCCTGATGGCGAAACACCCCGACGAGAAGGGGCTGATTCACTGCCACTCCTACGCGATTCAGGCGGAACTTCGCCGCCGCCTCGCCGAGATGGGCCTCGGCAACCGCGTCCGCGGCCACGACCGCGACGACCGAAACGTGGAACTGGAGACGTGGAAGGCGACCGACCGCCCGGAGGTGTTCCTCTCCGTGAAGATGGAGGAGGCGCTGGACCTGAAAGGCGACCTCTGTCGCTGGCAGGTGCTCTGCAAAGCGCCCTACCTCAACACGAACGACTCCAGAGTCGCCCGCCGCCTCGAAGACGGCCAGTGGGCGTGGTACCGCCGTGCCGCCCTCCGAACCGTGATTCAGGCGTGCGGGCGGGTCGTTCGCGCGCCCGACGACTACGGCGACACCTACGTCGCCGACAGCAGTCTGCTCCAACTGTTCGACAAGACGCGGACCGACATGCCCGACTGGTTCGCGGCGCAGGTCGACCGCATGACGAAACCCGACCTCCCCGAGTTCGACCCCGTCGCGGCGGGCGGCCGCGGGGGGAACGCGGACAACGCGCTTGGTGGGACCGCGAACCTCGGCGGCTCGACGAGTCGGTCGTCCGGAGCGTCGGGTGGGAGCGCTGGCTCGCGGGGCGGCTCGGGCTCTTCGGGGAGTCGCGCGGGTAGTTCCGGCGGCACGTCGTCCGGCGGTTCCGGTAGTGGAAAAAGCAGCGGCTCGTCCGGCGGCTCCGACGACAGCGGCCGGAGCAATCACCCGCTTTCCGACGTCTGGGGCGAGTGA
- a CDS encoding YkgJ family cysteine cluster protein: MRVDCEGCAGCCIDWRPVAPVPLDHERRGPRAPLDDTYNLVPLTRDEVRDFVEAGLGDVLTPRLWEAPPGEGVEIDGVEVAAIAGKPAFFVGMRKPPKPVAPFGLERTWLRACAFLDPDTLQCRIHDTEFYPDECAEYPGHNLVLGKETECERVERHHGGERLLGDAPPDDLHGLLLGPHALGAKVFVHPDPERLAGTIEHLKTRELTPEDRAEFVGVAVGSHPGSTEVDDDRASRARAKTLESESWAGEAVAAWDAVAGRLGSAADDAPDPDEVEVARGAPETPGWDVVRGDD, translated from the coding sequence ATGCGCGTCGACTGCGAAGGCTGTGCGGGCTGCTGTATCGACTGGCGTCCGGTCGCGCCGGTCCCGCTCGACCACGAGCGCCGCGGACCGCGCGCGCCGCTCGACGACACCTACAACCTCGTTCCGCTGACCCGCGACGAGGTTCGTGACTTCGTCGAGGCCGGACTGGGCGACGTTCTCACCCCGCGGCTGTGGGAAGCGCCGCCGGGCGAGGGCGTCGAAATCGACGGCGTCGAAGTCGCCGCAATCGCCGGGAAGCCGGCGTTCTTCGTCGGCATGCGCAAGCCGCCGAAGCCCGTCGCGCCGTTCGGTCTGGAGCGGACGTGGCTCCGCGCCTGCGCGTTTCTCGACCCCGATACCCTCCAGTGCCGCATCCACGACACGGAGTTCTATCCCGACGAGTGCGCCGAATATCCGGGTCACAACCTCGTCCTCGGAAAGGAGACCGAGTGCGAGCGCGTCGAGCGACACCACGGCGGCGAGCGCCTGCTCGGCGACGCGCCCCCGGACGACCTCCACGGCCTGCTCCTCGGCCCCCACGCCCTCGGCGCGAAGGTGTTCGTCCACCCCGACCCCGAACGGCTGGCCGGGACCATCGAGCACCTCAAGACGCGGGAGCTGACCCCGGAAGACCGCGCGGAGTTCGTCGGCGTCGCGGTCGGGTCGCACCCGGGGTCGACCGAGGTCGATGACGACCGCGCTTCGCGGGCGCGTGCGAAGACGCTCGAAAGCGAGTCGTGGGCGGGCGAAGCCGTCGCCGCGTGGGACGCGGTCGCCGGTCGCCTCGGGAGCGCGGCCGACGACGCACCGGACCCCGACGAGGTCGAAGTCGCTCGCGGCGCGCCCGAAACGCCCGGCTGGGACGTGGTGCGCGGCGACGACTGA
- a CDS encoding NAD(P)H-binding protein: MKVLVTGATGFVGRHLVPLLLDADHDVVVFVRDAARYDGPPDVDVVEGDIFEPATVAPAMAGIDAAYYLIHSMHSGGDFEARDRLAARNFVDAAESAGVGRIVYLGGLGEDRDQLSPHLRSRREVEHILASGLPDLTTLRAAIIVGAGSASFEMVRQLAKRLPVMVTPQWVETRCQPIAIADVVAYLAGVLDHPETTGETYEIGGPDVLTYREMLQRVGAQLGHAPRIVAVPVLTPRLSSYWIGLVTDVDTGVARPLIEGLKNPVVVGDDRIRDIVEVDETPFDAAVERALREEREMREQAVEPASTTPT, translated from the coding sequence ATGAAAGTGCTCGTGACCGGTGCGACCGGATTCGTCGGCCGGCACCTCGTGCCTCTCCTCCTCGACGCCGACCACGACGTGGTCGTCTTCGTCCGCGACGCGGCGCGCTACGACGGTCCGCCGGACGTGGACGTGGTCGAAGGCGACATCTTCGAACCGGCGACGGTCGCCCCCGCGATGGCGGGTATCGACGCGGCGTATTACCTCATCCACTCGATGCACTCCGGCGGTGATTTCGAGGCGCGCGACCGGCTCGCGGCCCGCAACTTCGTCGACGCCGCCGAGTCCGCCGGAGTCGGACGAATCGTCTACCTCGGCGGCCTCGGCGAGGACCGCGACCAGCTCTCGCCGCACCTGCGGTCGCGCCGCGAGGTCGAACACATCCTCGCGTCGGGGTTACCCGACCTCACGACGCTCCGGGCGGCCATCATCGTCGGCGCAGGGAGCGCGAGCTTCGAGATGGTCCGGCAACTCGCCAAGCGTCTCCCGGTCATGGTGACGCCGCAGTGGGTCGAAACGCGGTGCCAACCCATCGCTATCGCCGACGTGGTTGCTTACCTCGCGGGCGTCCTCGACCACCCCGAGACGACGGGCGAGACCTACGAAATCGGCGGCCCGGACGTGCTCACCTACCGAGAGATGCTCCAGCGCGTCGGCGCGCAGTTGGGCCACGCGCCACGAATCGTCGCCGTGCCCGTGTTGACGCCGCGGCTCTCGTCGTACTGGATTGGTCTCGTGACCGACGTGGACACGGGGGTCGCCCGTCCGCTCATCGAGGGGCTGAAAAACCCCGTCGTCGTCGGCGACGACCGCATCCGCGACATCGTCGAGGTGGACGAGACGCCGTTCGACGCCGCGGTCGAGCGGGCGCTCCGCGAGGAGCGCGAGATGCGGGAGCAAGCCGTCGAACCGGCGTCGACGACCCCGACGTGA
- a CDS encoding DUF5786 family protein encodes MSMGAYDEAEHERRERMTSQVEPGTDDDRKTYRGSIEYDSGDSTDALLEQFKRMKSDD; translated from the coding sequence ATGTCAATGGGGGCATACGACGAAGCCGAACACGAACGCCGCGAGCGGATGACGAGCCAGGTCGAACCCGGCACCGACGACGACCGGAAGACCTACCGCGGCAGTATCGAGTACGACTCCGGCGACTCGACCGACGCGCTGCTCGAACAGTTCAAGCGGATGAAGTCGGACGACTGA
- a CDS encoding DUF5784 family protein, which produces MARPLRFRYAPGRWDDSRIARDILQPLDANLGAEMGAPWYAPPEGYEARRFDMDNGDTALFAWTDDHAYWIGNTETPSSLWRTDKEGFDEAPFEVSRWAQRELIAELFDQSPWLKPYPHLSWFFLPVFLSKDGRETTREFFHDHAAGFPDATREEALEFYESFFATGVLDEYREVMAGKLGTSEYFDPIRMAAAMGEFDVAYLLDDAGYDITPEIAVTTGHSIDFRAENTPAGGALIEVTRPLPPNRRSVSNPIAAIRDTAQTKTNGEGQLAEHGGGVTLFVDCSSFPDDDWSAIMGEKPDVRHRPAVVFRLRPSGHVEGYSKGSVPVDLPWLAD; this is translated from the coding sequence GTGGCACGCCCGCTTCGCTTTCGTTACGCCCCCGGACGCTGGGACGACTCGCGCATAGCCCGCGATATCCTCCAGCCGCTCGACGCCAACCTCGGCGCCGAGATGGGTGCACCGTGGTACGCACCGCCCGAGGGGTACGAGGCCCGTCGGTTCGATATGGACAACGGCGACACCGCCCTCTTCGCGTGGACCGACGACCACGCCTACTGGATAGGCAACACCGAGACGCCGAGTTCGCTGTGGCGGACCGACAAGGAGGGCTTCGACGAGGCTCCCTTCGAGGTCTCCCGGTGGGCCCAGCGCGAACTCATCGCCGAGCTGTTCGACCAGTCACCGTGGCTGAAGCCCTATCCGCACCTCTCGTGGTTCTTTCTCCCGGTGTTCCTCTCGAAGGACGGCCGCGAGACGACCCGCGAGTTCTTCCACGACCACGCCGCGGGCTTCCCCGACGCGACCCGCGAGGAGGCCCTTGAGTTCTACGAGTCGTTCTTCGCCACGGGCGTCCTCGACGAGTACCGCGAGGTCATGGCCGGAAAGCTCGGCACCTCGGAGTACTTCGACCCGATACGGATGGCCGCCGCGATGGGCGAGTTCGACGTGGCGTACCTCCTCGACGATGCGGGGTACGACATCACGCCCGAAATCGCCGTGACGACCGGCCACTCCATCGACTTCCGCGCGGAGAACACCCCCGCGGGCGGCGCGCTCATCGAGGTGACGCGCCCCCTCCCGCCGAACCGACGCTCCGTGAGCAACCCCATCGCCGCCATCCGCGACACGGCGCAGACCAAGACCAACGGCGAGGGGCAGCTCGCCGAACACGGCGGCGGCGTGACCCTGTTCGTCGACTGCTCGTCGTTCCCCGACGACGACTGGTCCGCCATCATGGGCGAGAAACCCGACGTGCGGCACCGGCCGGCCGTCGTGTTCCGCCTCCGCCCGTCTGGGCACGTCGAAGGCTACTCGAAGGGGTCGGTCCCGGTGGACCTGCCGTGGCTCGCTGACTGA
- a CDS encoding PHP domain-containing protein — MDDSPPVADLHLHTTASDGRLTIDALPDAARAGGVDVVAVTDHDRYHPDLDAPVVERDGVTIVRGIELRVDAGDRRVDLLGYGLRERPALVETVERLQRNRVERAREIVAAVEAETGADLDIDIHDGVGRPHVARAVDASDAPYDYQGAFDELIGADGPCYVARELPTFDDGVAALRDACDVVGLAHPFRYRDPAGALDLCADLDAVERYYPYGFAVDRDLVDEAIERYDLLATGGSDAHDETLGRAGPPAADFARFAAAVDGL, encoded by the coding sequence ATGGACGACAGCCCGCCGGTCGCGGACCTCCATCTCCACACGACCGCCTCGGACGGCCGGCTCACTATCGATGCGCTCCCCGACGCGGCCCGCGCGGGCGGGGTCGACGTGGTGGCCGTGACGGATCACGACCGCTACCACCCGGACCTCGACGCCCCGGTAGTCGAACGCGACGGCGTGACCATCGTCCGGGGCATCGAACTGCGCGTCGACGCGGGCGACCGCCGGGTCGACCTCCTCGGCTACGGTCTCAGAGAGCGGCCCGCCCTCGTCGAGACGGTCGAACGCCTCCAGCGGAACCGCGTGGAGCGCGCCCGCGAAATCGTCGCGGCGGTCGAAGCGGAGACCGGGGCCGACCTCGACATCGACATCCACGACGGCGTCGGTCGCCCGCACGTCGCCCGCGCCGTCGACGCCAGCGACGCACCCTACGACTACCAAGGGGCGTTCGACGAACTCATCGGCGCGGACGGCCCCTGCTACGTCGCGCGCGAACTCCCGACGTTCGACGACGGCGTTGCGGCCCTGCGAGACGCCTGCGACGTGGTCGGCCTCGCGCACCCGTTTCGCTACCGCGACCCCGCCGGCGCGCTCGACCTCTGTGCCGACCTCGACGCCGTCGAACGCTACTACCCCTACGGCTTCGCGGTCGACCGCGACCTCGTTGACGAGGCCATCGAACGCTACGACCTGCTCGCCACGGGCGGGAGCGACGCCCACGACGAGACGCTCGGCCGCGCCGGGCCGCCGGCGGCCGACTTCGCTCGGTTCGCCGCGGCGGTAGACGGTCTCTAA
- a CDS encoding DUF6757 family protein has protein sequence MQCHYCDREAAYAAEKDHIKVGLCERHFRKRVEELAESEELAALKEKLDINRTK, from the coding sequence ATGCAGTGTCACTACTGCGACCGTGAGGCCGCATACGCCGCAGAGAAGGACCACATTAAGGTCGGTCTCTGCGAGCGACACTTCCGCAAGCGGGTCGAGGAACTCGCCGAATCCGAGGAACTCGCCGCCCTGAAGGAAAAACTCGACATTAATCGAACAAAGTAG
- a CDS encoding DedA family protein encodes MSAFTAQLPAFLRDLLASDLALVALFFVFVLEGAMLLYVAPSELLVPGALVLVGERLLLPILGVAVLGATVGQVALFFVAKRGGREYLLSRSWFRVSEDSLDRFDGWFDRWGPVVVPLSNAMLFTRGMLTVPAGLSGMSAKRFVALSAAGTIVFESVLAALYVFGGQVLA; translated from the coding sequence ATGAGCGCCTTCACCGCCCAACTCCCCGCGTTCCTCCGGGACCTTCTCGCGTCGGACCTCGCTCTCGTCGCCCTCTTTTTCGTGTTCGTGCTGGAGGGCGCGATGCTCCTCTACGTCGCGCCGAGCGAACTACTCGTGCCCGGGGCGCTGGTGCTGGTCGGCGAGCGGCTGCTGCTTCCGATTCTCGGCGTCGCCGTCCTCGGCGCGACGGTCGGTCAGGTCGCGCTGTTCTTCGTCGCCAAGCGGGGCGGTCGCGAGTACCTCCTCTCGCGGTCGTGGTTTCGCGTCAGCGAGGACTCCCTCGACCGGTTCGACGGCTGGTTCGACCGTTGGGGGCCGGTCGTCGTCCCGCTGAGTAACGCGATGCTGTTCACGCGCGGGATGCTCACCGTCCCGGCCGGCCTCTCGGGTATGTCGGCGAAGCGGTTCGTCGCCCTCTCGGCGGCCGGAACCATCGTGTTCGAGAGTGTGCTCGCGGCGCTATACGTGTTCGGCGGCCAGGTGCTCGCGTGA
- the hemB gene encoding porphobilinogen synthase has translation MEFTDRPRRLRTDGIRPLVSETTLDATDLVAPVFVDATTEERVPIESMPGHERVPVAEAADRVAEVREAGVEAVIVFGIPESKDSEGTLAYARDGVVQEAVRAITTETDAYVITDVCLCEYTDHGHCGVLEDHAEDDPTLTVENEPTLDLLAETAVSHAEAGADMVAPSASMDGMVGAIRAALDDAGRDEVPIMSYAAKYESAFYGPFRDAADGAPAFGDRRHYQMDPANAREALREVALDVEQGADVLMVKPGLPYLDIIRAIREGYDHPVAAYNVSGEYAMLHAAAEKGWLDLDEVARESLLSMKRAGADLIITYFAERVAEQLD, from the coding sequence ATGGAGTTCACCGACCGTCCCCGCAGGCTTCGAACCGACGGGATTCGCCCGCTCGTCTCGGAGACGACCCTCGACGCGACGGACCTCGTCGCGCCAGTCTTCGTGGACGCGACGACCGAGGAACGCGTCCCCATCGAGTCCATGCCGGGTCATGAGCGCGTGCCGGTCGCTGAGGCCGCCGACCGCGTCGCCGAGGTCCGCGAGGCGGGCGTCGAGGCCGTCATCGTCTTCGGCATCCCCGAGTCGAAAGACTCCGAAGGCACTCTCGCGTACGCGCGAGACGGAGTCGTACAGGAGGCCGTCCGCGCCATCACCACCGAGACGGACGCCTACGTCATCACGGACGTGTGTCTGTGCGAGTACACCGACCACGGTCACTGCGGAGTGCTGGAGGACCACGCCGAGGACGACCCGACCCTGACGGTCGAAAACGAGCCGACCCTCGACCTGCTCGCGGAGACGGCCGTCTCTCACGCCGAGGCGGGCGCGGACATGGTCGCCCCCTCGGCCTCGATGGACGGGATGGTTGGCGCGATTCGCGCCGCCCTTGACGACGCCGGCCGCGACGAGGTTCCCATCATGTCCTACGCCGCGAAGTACGAGAGCGCCTTCTACGGTCCCTTCCGCGACGCGGCCGACGGCGCACCCGCCTTCGGCGACCGGCGGCACTACCAGATGGACCCGGCGAACGCCCGCGAGGCGCTACGCGAGGTCGCGCTCGACGTGGAACAGGGCGCGGACGTGCTGATGGTCAAACCGGGCCTGCCGTATCTCGACATCATCCGCGCCATCCGCGAGGGGTACGACCACCCGGTCGCCGCCTACAACGTCTCCGGCGAGTACGCGATGCTCCACGCCGCCGCCGAGAAGGGCTGGCTCGACCTCGACGAGGTCGCCCGCGAGTCGCTGTTGTCGATGAAGCGGGCGGGTGCGGACCTCATCATCACGTACTTCGCGGAGCGCGTGGCGGAGCAGCTCGACTGA